One Danio aesculapii chromosome 13, fDanAes4.1, whole genome shotgun sequence DNA window includes the following coding sequences:
- the LOC130239656 gene encoding uncharacterized protein LOC130239656 yields MSLACLSLSAGEASMEALELELEAVESQIRSLETKREGIRALLLTRTRSSEVSVRYNDNLPVSSTPCVSLSRPSAPRTRCTQASFTPTPGYHGPWVQPRKVLARSRGRTSPPPVFEIPTENRFAPLRETGRDVAIIGDSIVRHARSTSSKGNKVHTFCFPGARVKNISAQIPTILSAAESLGAAVLHVGTNDTGLRQTEILKKDFRSLIETVRRTSPATQIIVSGPLPTYRRGNERLFRADGLHPSRAGAELLSDNISRTLRSI; encoded by the exons atgtcgcttgcgtgtctgtccttgagtgcaggagaggcatcgatggaggcgctggagctggagctggaagcggtggagtcccagattcgctcgctggagacgaagcgagagggcatcagggcactgctcttaacccgtactcgctcgtctgaggtaagtgtccgatacaacgacaatctcccagtttcttcaaccccgtgtgtttctctgtccaggcccagcgcaccgaggacgcggtgcacccaggcgtcgttcacgccgactcccggctaccacggcccctgggtgcaaccgcgtaaggtgcttgccaggtcccggggcagaacgtctcctcctccggtgttcgagatccccacggagaaccgcttcgcccctctccgcgagacgggtcgcgatgttgccatcattggcgactcaatcgtccgccacgcccgctccacttcctccaaaggtaacaaagtacacactttctgcttccctggtgcccgagttaagaatatttctgcacagatacctactatcctgagcgctgccgagagcctcggtgccgccgtcctccacgtggggacgaacgacactgggctccggcagacggagatcctgaagaaggacttcaggagcctgatcgagacggttcgacgcacttcgcccgccacgcagatcatcgtttctggaccgcttcctacctaccgccgaggaaatgaaag gcttttccgcgctgatgggctgcaccccagtcgagctggagctgaactcctgtcggacaacatctccagaacacttcgctctatctga